The Theobroma cacao cultivar B97-61/B2 chromosome 1, Criollo_cocoa_genome_V2, whole genome shotgun sequence genome contains the following window.
GATCCCAAACCAACCTAAACATTGAACAAATTATGTGTGAGAAGAATTTAAAGAGAACACAGGCATACTTGCATATGCATGCAATGCAAATGCACATACACACATTAACAGAAAAGCAACTAGAAAAAGGACACCTCAGTTGTACAGTTTATACCCACCGTAgatgaatatataaaaattgcaAGTGAGTTTTTCCGACCAGTTGGGAGAAGCTTCATTCCCTATCGAACATTAGAATATTAAGCAAATCAGAAATAGATAGCACGACAGACAACATCAGGTAGAGAACTTGAAGAAGTTTCGAGTAATTTATCAATGGAGTTACTTACCTGAAACAGGACTATCAATACCACGAGGATGACCCCAACTGCCATGGCACTGCCATAGTAAAAAACCAATGACTGGCTTAAAGTAGATGCCGAACTCAACAACACAATGCccaatattaaaaatattacgCGATACAGGAAAAATTCTGCAAAGTCAAAAAGAACAGATAAATGAACAAAAGAACAGTGTAGATAAACAAGTTTCAATTGTCAGACATAAAGCAACAGGGATAGAAGTGATCACAAACGTACCCTCTTGAATGGACACCTCAAGGGTCTCCAGAGATGAACTGGTCATCCGAATATCTAAGAGCTTGTGGTCAAAAGGGGACATGGAATTAACCCATATACCCCTAGAAACCTTCTCCCAGTTGGCTTGAGGGCACATCCCTATCCCAAGTGAAGCATTCCTAGAAAACAAAGATAGCAGTCATAAAGCAAAAATTGCTTCACAATTGGAATTACAGTTCAAATTTTGTTAGTTTTCAACCCAAAGAATCCTTCTAAGTTGATATTGCACAATAGCAAAAATACTGAGCCTGtttcttaatgaaattaaagctTAATTCAACAACGTATTTATGCCAAACAACTTACCTATGAAAGCAAACTTCAACATTCGTTCTGCGTGTGCTGGAATTACCTTGTGAAACCTTCACCTTTACTGAGTGAGCAAACTTCTTGAGATTCCTAAACCTAGACAAACCATCAATGTGAACTCTTTCACAAAAAACTCTAGTTCCTGGCTTTAAACCAGGAGACTTCTCCACTTGCAGGCCAGGGGTTAACTGCAATATCTTGTTAAACTCCCCAAAAACtgcaaaaacaaacaaaaaccgcaaccaaataatcaaaatttaacatttttccATTAATAAGTCATTATTATGAgcaatttaacaaaaaatcaaactaactaaattgaaaagataCTTGAACAATTCCTTTCTTATTAATTTCGTCAAAATTGtattaaatccatcaaaattTAACTCTTCAATTGCTAAATGGGAAAAGAAAACCCTAAGTTTTAGAGTGTAGAGCGGTAACATAAACATacaaaaagggaagaaaaagaagggagAAGAATTACCCAAAGAAGGTTCGTCGGAAAAGGCAATGGAGGAAAACGTTGAAAAAGTGATGAAGATGAGACCGAGAAGCCAAGCGGAGCTCCGGACCGGTTTCCCGGTATCCATTGTTTTTCCTGGGTTGGGAGacaatgttttgaaaatacaaGTTTATAAGGAGGGTATTTCTGCTATTTCCAGGGGGGTTTTTTAATACATTTGGGCTTAAGGAAGCAGATCCACCGACCTTCCAATGACGGTTTAAGGTTGGATTTATACTGGGCCCACTTTGAGCCCAAACGCGCAATTTCGAAACATATTagacaggaaaaaaaaaaaagcaaaaagcaaGAGCCAAAGCAATTCTCCTGTCCCTTTGTCAAGGCGGCTCGCGAAAGCTCTCGCTTCGACCTACCGATCGCTTCCACCGTTGAGTTTGAACCGCCGGCTCCACTAGCGCCAATTTCACTGTATTCGTCGCGGCTCAGGTACATTCTGGTCTTCCTCTTTCaacttttgttcttcttttaaactgtttccccTATTTCTTTTTGCGTGATTTTCTTATTGGATTTGGTCTCCAtcaattaaatgattttaatttaatcaggTGTATAGGAAGGAAGGGAAAaacgaattaaaatttttggaactTTATTGAAATAGTTtgatatgattttgtttttcttattttggtAGGTTAACAGTAATtgaatgaatttttaaattttttataataataaatgttaTAGTAAAAAAGATCTGCTAAAGGTCCTGTATTTCTCTTTCGTTTGTTACGTAAATTGGTTTTGATGGCTTCCATAATGTCTGCGAATTCAGTTGATCAGATTTTGATATAGCATTCTTGTCTTTCACTTGCATTAGGAGCTAAGTATTGAGTGCAAATCGTAGGCTGTGAATAGCTACACGACCTAGTGCAAAGTTTATAATGGCACACAGATTGTTAAGAGATCACGAGGCAGATGGTTGGGAACGCTCCGACTTCCCTATCATTTGTGAATCATGCCTTGGTGACAATCCATATGTTCGAATGGTATTTATTCTGATCCCTTTAATACTTTCTCACTCTCTCTCGCACAGACACACACTCTCCCACTGCTGTTTGTgtggaatttgaaattttaattttatgtgggAATTGTAAAGCCATGGTTACTGTAACTATACCGTAAGTTTGAAATGTACGGAAATATTAGGTAGTTTTGCTATagattttaacttttattatgGTTTTGGGTTTTGCTTCTAGTCATATCTGCATAAATGTTAATTATTATGTATGAGGATGTGAGCAGAGTTATGAACTACAGAAAAACTTTCTAAAATTTGGTTGAGCATCTTTTGTTGAGTCAATCTAAAATAAGTAAACCAAAAATTTTTCCAAGGAAATTGTGGGTGGTTGGACATAGGTAATCAAATTTGAGTCTAAGCGAGCAGGTCATTTGAATGTGTGTGTCTCTTGCAATTTTTTTCCTAGGAAAACTTAGGATGGTTATTTTAACTTCTAGACcttagttaaaaataaaatagattttgtCAAATTAATATGCACTATATGGCATAATAAGATGTTTACACTGCCATATAGGCATTAGTAATACTAAATGAACATATTTGAAATTTTCGCAACTCATGCATGTTGTTTCTAGACAAAAGGCAACATTTTCATTTTGCTATTACATTGGTTCGCAAATCCTGCATCGTCACAAGCGGCAAGAAAGTTTATGAAGATAAAGTTGTTTAGACAATGGTGTAATTACTATATATTCACTATGGAGATTCTtttgataatttaattttgttttgttccttCAATAATGAAAGTTTCTCTGTATTACTCTCCTGAGTTTCTGTACACTTCACTCTGCAGACCAAAGCAGATTATGATAAGGAGTGCAAGATTTGTACAAGACCATTTACGGTCTTTAGGTGGAGGCCTGGTCGTGATGCAAGGTATAAGAAAACTGAGGTTTGTCAGACATGCAGtaagttgaaaaatgtttGTCAAGTCTGCCTTCTAGACCTTGAATATGGATTGCCAGTTCAAGTTCGGGATACTGCTCTTAGTTTAAATTCCAATGATGCCATTCCAAAGAGTGATGTGAATAGAGAGTATTTTGCTGAGGAGCATGACCGCAGGGTATGTATCTTCATACTTAACAGCTATCTTTTAATATCATTTATGAAGAAAGTAATTCTATTTAAAGTGCAccttttatgaaattttacaAGCAACTTATGAGTGAACTGTTTACTTTTTACCATGCAAGCGTCTAGTTATCATTGGAATCACTAAAGCAATTGACATTGCAAACTTGCTGTAAAGATTCTTTGCATTTCTATCATGCATTAAGTAAATTTATTGTTTGCAGGCCAGAGCTGGTTTAGATTACGAATCCTCATATGGGAAGGTACGGCCAAATGACACTATTCTGAAGCTTCAGAGAACAACACCATACTACAAAAGAAACCGAGCACATATTTGCAGTTTCTATGTGCGGGGTGAATGTACAAGAGGTGCTGAGTGCCCTTATAGGCATGAGATGCCAGTAACTGGGGAGTTGTCACagcaaaatataaaagacCGTTACTATGGGTAAGCGCAATTTTGTTTGATATTTTGCTAACTATGAAAAATTGAGTGGAACTTTGTCCTAAGCATGGTAATATTTACTGCATTGATGATGTAGGTAAACAAAAAGGCTGCTAAAGAAGTAATATGTTGGTAAACAAAAAGGCTTATCATATAAGAAAAAAGGGGCTGGCCATCTTATTATGAACATTGAACAGTGCCTTTTCTGCTGAGTTAGGTGTAGCTCCTAATTAGTGATTAATACTACTTATTGCTTCACGTCACTCTCTGTTTGAAAAtgttttcttgatttcttcatttcttttacttGGTAAAAGTGCTCAAAGATGAGTATTGATTGGAAGATACTTCATTCTAGTGGTAATTAGGTATTAATCCTTAAAGGGTACTTTTTCGGTCAGTGTTAGAGTGGTCATGTCATgaacttcatttttctttgtctttcaACAGCACATGTTCTTTCTCCCTCCCATTTGTGTGTGCATGTGTGTGAATTATCAAATGTGTTTGAGTAGGGAGAGGGAGGTCGTGGGGACATGTTCATACCCATTACCTATTCTGTCTTTAtgtgttttttatatttttagcatTTTAATGTTTGTCTATATGAATGATAATACTACAATACATTGACAAACTTAACATTTATTGCAACAAACCTATTGCTTACCTAAGCAGATAGATGTTTATGCACGAAAATTTCTAATATTGTGATTAACTTTTTGCTGCTACTTTTCTCCTAAATATCTGCAGGGTGAATGATCCTGTGGCACTAAAGCTACTCAACAAGGCTGGTGAAATGCCTTCTTTGGAACCTCCTGAGGATGAGGGCATTAAAACCCTTTACGTGGGCGGCCTTGATAAAAGGGTTACAGAGCAAGATTTAAGGGACAATTTTTATGCCCATGGTGAAATCGAAACGATAAAGATGGTGCTTGACAAAGCATGTGCCTTTGTAACTTACACAACCAGAGAAGGAGCTGAGAAGGCTGCAGAAGAGCTTTCTAACAAGCTAGTCATAAAGGGTCTCAGGCTGAAGCTTATGTGGGGTAAGCCCCAGGCACCAAGACCGGAGTCAGAAACCTCAGAGGGAGGCATGCAGCAGGTAGCAGTGGCTCATAGTGGAATGTTGCCCCGGGCTGTAATATCTCAGCAGCAGAACCAATTTCAGCCATCTGGGCCTGGCGTGCAGGACCAACCCCAACCTATGCAGTATTTCAATATCCCACCTCCACCTCAGCTGGATAGAGCCTTTTATCCATCAATGGATCCTCAAAGGATGGGTGCCCTGGTTCCATCTCATGATGGGGAGAACAAATCTGGATCAGAAAAACCGCAACAAGGGCAACATTATCCCTATCAAGCTATGCCACCACCGCCTGGGCAATATCCTCATCAGCTTTATCCACCATATGGGTACATGCAACCAATGCCACCTTATCAGCAGTATCCATATCATCCGGCAATGCCTCCACCTCAGGCTCCACCAGCAACTCAGCAATATCAGCATTCTGGGCCACCAAGGCCTCCACCTCCTGTGAGTGGACCTTCAACAAGCACACCACCAGTGTCTTCTTCATCAGGTTCTGCACCTCCGGTTCCAGGGCCATCTGCTGATGCATCTGGATCATCTCATCAGTGAAGGTTTCTGATATTGTAGTTTTTGCTAATGTAAGAATGTAACTTGTTAACCcccaaatttgtttttatttgagtTCAAAATCTTCTTTGCTTTGTCTGTAGTACTTAACAGCAATCAATTTTCTCATCTTGTGGGTTATACTTGCGTTCATCAGTTTATGATTAGTGAATCCTGGTTGCGTGGTGATCTATTTTAAGAGCTTTCTTGATATCATCTTGTTCAACATAGAGAAAAGCAGATAAGACTTTCGAAATTATGCGATACATCAGCAGCGAAGATTAGGATCTCCAGCTGAAAATTGTTGAGAAGGAATCGATAAAAGAAAACTGTGTTGAAAAAGCTAATTAATGCCATCGTCTCCTACAGTGAAGTATTGATTGCGGCAGGTTATTAGTGTCCACCAAGCAAATTGGAGGCGTCCACTGCActagttttcctttgaaaCTGCCCAAAAATGACAGCAAGGCCAGAATGTGATACCGTAAGACTTGAGCTACCTTCAGATTAGGCTTAAACTTGAAGAAATTCAGTCCTTGGAGGAGTTTACAAAATCATGaatgaaaaatgttaaaacTGTCCAACCAATAATTAGAAAGTTGAATTGTCGATTTGTCAGAGGAATTGCCAATTGATTTCTTCCACTTGTCAATAACACAGCCATTCAAATTAATATCCCTGCTGCAGCTGCTGACTCCAAAATCTAAATACAGTATAGGGCTGTAAAGCAACAGCAAAAGCAAAGCAAGGCACACGTGGTGATGACCAATCCGACCAATATCAATGTTCAACACAATATTCTTGACAGAGCATAAAAACTAGTAAAAAGCAAATCCTACTCCTAAATGCAACCCCCAAAACGAATTCTGGTAGACAAAAAACATCTCCTGAGATCCCATTAAAGGGGAGAATGTAACCAAAAGAAGGggaaaagaaagttttatgattgATCAATTATTCAAAGTTTCAAACTatcaaacaaaacaacatTGGACgggttttaattaaaaaagccATCTAAGTGGGGATCGCACTACCACTCGTTGGTGGATTCTACTGTAAAATCTCCATTCCTTTTACCACTCCTTCATGCTAtgattttttcccttttttttttgtttgcaaaTGGTACGATGGATTCATGCATATAATCAACagcattattttaatttacttttcaaCACCTTCTTCTCACTTAATGTATTTTTcgttttttacttttttcaaATCTTGTCATGATATGTTCATTTTCGCACAACGTATAGACAGTAGATTGAATATTAActtcatattttaataataaaaatatgatttctGATCGCATGCGTCATTCTAttaataatatcaaaattacaCTACAATTTGgaaatgaataattttaatttaacatATCATTTATTACTCGTTAAGTGgatgattaaattttaagtGTAAATTTAACGTATCAATTATGGAATTGAAGTAAAAGCACTGCAACCACAAGCAAAATGTTTCTTTGCATTAGAAATGGGACACTCCCCAGTCTCTCTTCCTCAGTTTGCAAACTGTACTTGAAAGCAACCACGTCTGGCAGAGAGTGAGAGGGAGAGGGAGAGGGAcagcttcctttttccttttcaagtattttgaGAGTAAATACCGAAGCAATTTTGACACAGTTGCTTTACTAGATCATACTTTCCCCGGCAAACAAACATAATACTAGTGCTACTGTTTTGCAGCCCCCACTGAAAAGCTTCCGACCATCACATTTGCATTTTGTCTTCTCTTCCTTTTGGGCCCTCCACTCATACCCAGTGCCAAAAACATGAGATTAAATGAGATAACAGCATGTAAAAGTTAAAACGATATTGTTTTTTAGAATCTGGCCCTTCGTTTCTTGTTACATAATTATGAACTCTTGACTTGAGCAAACAACTATGTATGAAATGATCAGTGGCTTTTGTATGATCTAAGATTCCACTGACAGTTGAAGTTGCTATAACTATCTCTTATCTCTTATTATGTAGactaaaatattcaaaagaaacgaaaagaaaagaaaacacagATAAGAAATGCTCATTACATTTATGATCTAAGTGTCCAAATGGTTTTGCACCTAACACAAACCCTAGCCTCTAAATCTAGTGGAAACTGATACTCAAAATATAGAACATTGTAGTATCTgcagagaagaaaagaaaacgaGAATATAAACGTATTGGAAACAGAGAAAGGATGGGTTATGTAGTTGTTTGCTTTTTATTGGTGAGGGGGAGAGGGAATGACAGGGGGAGCAGTCCTGGTGAGTGTAGCCAGTGCGTTCAAGTTCCAATCTCTGCAATGCTCTGCAAGGCTGGCCTCCATTGCcccccaccaccaccaccatgATGCCTTCCCATGAACCTACTGCTGCCGCTGCTGCCACCGCTGCTTCCCAGTCTATTAACCTCCTGCTCCACCTGCAAAAGAtgggagaaagaaaggaaaaagatttaacaaaaaaaagaaaaggacaaaGGAAAAGGCACCATGAGACAATGACAATTccataaactttatttttttggtgcCATTATTGATTTGTGAAAAAGTTTGTGGGCTCTGCCAATTTGAAACCAAGGCTTCCACTAAATTTGGACTCTGTTCATTAACCTTATCCATTCAATTGGGAGCTTCCCTTAACCTCTTATTACTAGGAAGAAGCCAATTTATTGGACTAAATTCTCACAGACAACTATCAACCACCTACTgtctaaaattttgaaaggcACGCACGTGCACACATCCACCGCTAAATGCATACAAACAAAGAATAGAGTCATTTCATGTTAACAAAAATTTAGATATTTCCCATTAAAAAGCTCTAGCTTATTCAGAAAGTATGAATTCACCATCAATAATAACAATTGTCTCCACATGTATGTAAAACATCACGACATGTGCATAAAATGCATGATGAATGGTGATCATTGATGGTAATTATTAGCAATATACATCATCATAGCActattttccccttttttttcctccAAAATAACTGTTAATTGTAATCTCTGCCACAATAAGAGAATACACATCTTTTCACCTCTCACATCCAATTTTGCACACACCCATCTTGAACATTATCCTATGTCTGTTTTGGTGAGTCCCATATTGACATAATTTCAAACTGTAAATGATTCAGGTGATgaaatttttcttattctcaCTTGCTATATCCGTTTACAAATTTGTTGTAGCCACACAAACTAATGAATCTTAAGTACAAACAGTAACAATAGTAACCAACAGATGAAATCACCCTGACTTGGCATGTGGTCTAAACATGTGAAGCACTAGCATTTATAGCCACATTTACCACAGGGGAAAGGCATCTGGAAATGTAACCAACCCAGTTGGTGAAAGTTGTGACTCagccaaaacaaacaaaaggaTAAAAAGATTAATCTGCCATTATTTCAAATGGTTACTGTAAGGAGCAAGATTGGCAATGAGTAATGATCAGGTTCACTCCAACAGTAAAAGGCAGAAAAAAAGAACACCTAAAACAATTTGCTAAAGAAGATTTTTCAACATTATAAAAATGTGTTCAATgttgagaaaattattttcagaGAGATGCCTCGAGATCTGTTGTTTAAACAAAGTTCAGATTCTTCCAAGGTACTCAGATTTCAGACGATAACGTTTTGAACTTACCAACCCATAAAGAAAacataaagaaataaagatactGCTAACACTTGCAGATGCAGATTTTCCCCTacactttttaatttatatttcttttttacacCATAAAAGCTTACTTTTCTGTATCGAAATGACAAAGAAAGATACCCCTGTCCTTCCCCTCTGCAGAATAGAAAAGACGTGAAGCTTAATGTCCATGATTCCAGTCCTCGCTAAGCACCAATTAGTCACTGTAGTTTACGTTTTTGAATTTCGAGACCCAAATTAATACTCCTAATagtcatatatttatttattcctgAAGCTTAGCTCATACCTTCTGACAAGTTTTGCTAATTTAGAGGAAACTTAAAAAGAAGTAGTTCAGTCTTGATGTCTTGAGCTTTGTTTCGTTTACCTTAACAGAACTGCAGTTCTCAGTTTTCGAGTTAAGCTTTGGATTCAGATTGGAAGCAGCTGCCAAATCCTTTCTCTTCAACTCCATCCCGAGCCCAAGCCCTCTTTCTTTCAACAATTTCCCCAGCTTCACGGACTTCTTTGCAGCAAACTCTTTCAAAACATCTATAAAAGAAACCGCcaagaaaatataagaaagaaaatggcttggCGAACTAACTATACACGTAAAAATTAAGTGCTAATGAATTACCTTCAAAGCTAATGAGTCGATAAACTTGGCCCATTATCAAAGTGTCATCAGGTTTTAAGAGCTTGAGCTGCTTCAATGGCATGccattttcattcttcaacGTTGGTGAGGTTACCACAAGTGCAACGTAATGGCCTGGATTTGAACTCATGACTTCATTAGCACTAACAGACCAGTAAATCCTCTCGATCTTGTTCCCTGGATGTTGAATCACCACGGTAGCTGCTTCAGCTGCTTGACAGTTTCCCATCTTTAActtcaacaaagaaaaaaaaaagagaaccCTCTACAGCAAAACTTTACTACacttaaaaaaaacacaatgAACGTATCGTTTTATGGAACACTTCGGTGTTGAAAAATTAATACTACTTCTGACTTTAACCTCGTTAAGGTGATGTAAATAACCCAGATAAGTTTACGCCATgggaaaagcaaagaaaagggGGTTGGCTTGAAGGAGAAACAAGAATTAAAAGGGAGTGGTAGTTcagagaaatgatgaaaggaAATTAAGGGGGAGGAGAGGAGGGGGTGGggcggggggggggggggggcggaGGGGGTTCGATCTTTGATGCTTATATCAGCAAACGAACTTGACAAATGATGATGAAAGGGGGAAGCGTAAATGCT
Protein-coding sequences here:
- the LOC18611304 gene encoding zinc finger CCCH domain-containing protein 49; its protein translation is MAHRLLRDHEADGWERSDFPIICESCLGDNPYVRMTKADYDKECKICTRPFTVFRWRPGRDARYKKTEVCQTCSKLKNVCQVCLLDLEYGLPVQVRDTALSLNSNDAIPKSDVNREYFAEEHDRRARAGLDYESSYGKVRPNDTILKLQRTTPYYKRNRAHICSFYVRGECTRGAECPYRHEMPVTGELSQQNIKDRYYGVNDPVALKLLNKAGEMPSLEPPEDEGIKTLYVGGLDKRVTEQDLRDNFYAHGEIETIKMVLDKACAFVTYTTREGAEKAAEELSNKLVIKGLRLKLMWGKPQAPRPESETSEGGMQQVAVAHSGMLPRAVISQQQNQFQPSGPGVQDQPQPMQYFNIPPPPQLDRAFYPSMDPQRMGALVPSHDGENKSGSEKPQQGQHYPYQAMPPPPGQYPHQLYPPYGYMQPMPPYQQYPYHPAMPPPQAPPATQQYQHSGPPRPPPPVSGPSTSTPPVSSSSGSAPPVPGPSADASGSSHQ
- the LOC18611305 gene encoding uncharacterized protein LOC18611305, with protein sequence MGNCQAAEAATVVIQHPGNKIERIYWSVSANEVMSSNPGHYVALVVTSPTLKNENGMPLKQLKLLKPDDTLIMGQVYRLISFEDVLKEFAAKKSVKLGKLLKERGLGLGMELKRKDLAAASNLNPKLNSKTENCSSVKVEQEVNRLGSSGGSSGSSRFMGRHHGGGGGGQWRPALQSIAEIGT